The following are from one region of the Myxocyprinus asiaticus isolate MX2 ecotype Aquarium Trade chromosome 2, UBuf_Myxa_2, whole genome shotgun sequence genome:
- the ptpn5 gene encoding tyrosine-protein phosphatase non-receptor type 5 isoform X1, translated as MAEAPVGEDTPKEQESATPPTRDPFPGLGAALWGRILKAIVTAGAFLLLYTVSQLTGLWVLYMLNGYRAFPAAHKVLDLLQYLLSTSDASDQQDEIWRVESLLPLIATLFLGIVILGTGTLFCIKTLVPDNPSCFPEDRRQSMSRQPSFTYSEWTDAKQEDFYELDAVPETPVFDCFMDMKTESDLASLTVKSVGLQERRGSNVSLTLDMCTPGTTEPYEALLSPREQSTHEYLQNASNLLTPEELHKRALDDAVLQAEFYETPMNFVDPKEYNIPGVVRKNRYKTILPNTHSRVCLKAQEEEDFLSTYINANYLKGYGGREKAYIATQGPTVNTVGDFWRMVWQERCPIIVMITNIEEKNEKCTEYWPEDSVTREGIKITVEHVIQADDYSLRIFTVKSEGEERTLRQYWYTSWPDQKTPDKAPPLLELVQEVEEARKQAPPNSGPVIVHCSAGIGRTGCFIATSILCQQLSNEGVVDILKTTCQLRLDRGGMIQTAEQYQFVHHVLSLYERQLRKTSEE; from the exons ATGGCAGAAGCCCCTGTTGGTGAGGACACACCCAAAGAGCAGGAGAGTGCCACCCCACCTACCCGTGACCCCTTTCCGGGGCTTGGTGCTGCTCTGTGGGGGAGAATACTGAAAGCCATTGTTACAGCTGGAGCTTTCCTCCTGCTATACACAGTGTCTCAACTCACT GGTTTGTGGGTCCTTTACATGCTGAATGGATACAGGGCTTTTCCAGCAGCACACAAAGTTTTGGATCTCCTTCAGTACCTTCTCTCCACCAGTGATGCCTCTGATCAGCAG GATGAGATTTGGAGGGTGGAGAGTTTGTTGCCCCTCATAGCCACACTCTTCTTAGGCATAGTCATCCTTGGTACTGGA ACGCTGTTCTGCATTAAAACCCTGGTGCCTGACAACCCCTCTTGTTTCCCTGAAGACCGGCGTCAGTCCATGAGCAGGCAACCCTCCTTTACATATTCAGAATGGACAGATGCTAAACAGGAGGATTTCTATGAGTTGGATGCTGTTCCTGAGACACCGGTGTTTGACTGCTTTATGGACATGAAGACTGAGTCTGACCTGGCTTCCCTCACGGTCAAGTCTGTGGGCTTGCAGGAAAG GAGAGGTTCAAATGTGTCGCTGACTCTGGACATGTGCACCCCTGGTACTACAGAGCCCTATGAAGCATTGCTGTCCCCCAGAGAGCAGAGCACACATGAATACCTGCAGAATGCATCCAACCTGCTTACACCTGAGGAGCTACACAAGCGCGCTCTGGACGATGCTGTCCTGCAGGCTGAGTTCTAT GAGACACCCATGAACTTTGTGGATCCAAAGGAATATAACATTCCTGGTGTGGTGAGAAAGAATCGCTACAAAACCATACTACCAA ACACACATAGCAGAGTTTGCTTAAAAGCACAAGAGGAGGAGGATTTTCTTAGCACCTACATCAATGCAAATTATTTGAAG GGCTACGGAGGGAGAGAGAAGGCGTACATAGCCACACAGGGTCCTACAGTAAACACAGTGGGGGATTTCTGGAGAATGGTTTGGCAGGAGCGCTGTCCCATTATTGTCATGATCACCAACATCGAAGAGAAAAATGAG AAATGCACAGAATACTGGCCAGAGGACAGTGTTACTCGTGAGGGTATCAAGATCACTGTCGAACACGTCATCCAGGCAGATGACTACAGTCTGAGGATTTTCACTGTGAag AGTGAGGGTGAGGAGCGTACTCTCAGACAGTACTGGTACACATCCTGGCCGGATCAAAAAACTCCAGATAAAGCTCCACCTCTGCTGGAATTGGTTCAGGAAGTGGAGGAAGCAAGGAAACAGGCTCCACCCAATAGTGGCCCTGTCATTGTCCACTGCAG TGCAGGGATTGGACGCACTGGCTGTTTCATTGCTACCTCCATTTTGTGCCAGCAGCTAAGCAATGAAGGGGTGGTTGACATCCTGAAGACCACTTGCCAGCTACGCTTGGACAG AGGTGGGATGATTCAGACAGCAGAGCAGTATCAGTTTGTTCATCATGTACTCAGCCTTTATGAAAGACAGCTTCGGAAGACCTCAGAAGAGTAG
- the ptpn5 gene encoding tyrosine-protein phosphatase non-receptor type 5 isoform X2, with protein MKKIDDEIWRVESLLPLIATLFLGIVILGTGTLFCIKTLVPDNPSCFPEDRRQSMSRQPSFTYSEWTDAKQEDFYELDAVPETPVFDCFMDMKTESDLASLTVKSVGLQERRGSNVSLTLDMCTPGTTEPYEALLSPREQSTHEYLQNASNLLTPEELHKRALDDAVLQAEFYETPMNFVDPKEYNIPGVVRKNRYKTILPNTHSRVCLKAQEEEDFLSTYINANYLKGYGGREKAYIATQGPTVNTVGDFWRMVWQERCPIIVMITNIEEKNEKCTEYWPEDSVTREGIKITVEHVIQADDYSLRIFTVKSEGEERTLRQYWYTSWPDQKTPDKAPPLLELVQEVEEARKQAPPNSGPVIVHCSAGIGRTGCFIATSILCQQLSNEGVVDILKTTCQLRLDRGGMIQTAEQYQFVHHVLSLYERQLRKTSEE; from the exons atgaaaaagattGAT GATGAGATTTGGAGGGTGGAGAGTTTGTTGCCCCTCATAGCCACACTCTTCTTAGGCATAGTCATCCTTGGTACTGGA ACGCTGTTCTGCATTAAAACCCTGGTGCCTGACAACCCCTCTTGTTTCCCTGAAGACCGGCGTCAGTCCATGAGCAGGCAACCCTCCTTTACATATTCAGAATGGACAGATGCTAAACAGGAGGATTTCTATGAGTTGGATGCTGTTCCTGAGACACCGGTGTTTGACTGCTTTATGGACATGAAGACTGAGTCTGACCTGGCTTCCCTCACGGTCAAGTCTGTGGGCTTGCAGGAAAG GAGAGGTTCAAATGTGTCGCTGACTCTGGACATGTGCACCCCTGGTACTACAGAGCCCTATGAAGCATTGCTGTCCCCCAGAGAGCAGAGCACACATGAATACCTGCAGAATGCATCCAACCTGCTTACACCTGAGGAGCTACACAAGCGCGCTCTGGACGATGCTGTCCTGCAGGCTGAGTTCTAT GAGACACCCATGAACTTTGTGGATCCAAAGGAATATAACATTCCTGGTGTGGTGAGAAAGAATCGCTACAAAACCATACTACCAA ACACACATAGCAGAGTTTGCTTAAAAGCACAAGAGGAGGAGGATTTTCTTAGCACCTACATCAATGCAAATTATTTGAAG GGCTACGGAGGGAGAGAGAAGGCGTACATAGCCACACAGGGTCCTACAGTAAACACAGTGGGGGATTTCTGGAGAATGGTTTGGCAGGAGCGCTGTCCCATTATTGTCATGATCACCAACATCGAAGAGAAAAATGAG AAATGCACAGAATACTGGCCAGAGGACAGTGTTACTCGTGAGGGTATCAAGATCACTGTCGAACACGTCATCCAGGCAGATGACTACAGTCTGAGGATTTTCACTGTGAag AGTGAGGGTGAGGAGCGTACTCTCAGACAGTACTGGTACACATCCTGGCCGGATCAAAAAACTCCAGATAAAGCTCCACCTCTGCTGGAATTGGTTCAGGAAGTGGAGGAAGCAAGGAAACAGGCTCCACCCAATAGTGGCCCTGTCATTGTCCACTGCAG TGCAGGGATTGGACGCACTGGCTGTTTCATTGCTACCTCCATTTTGTGCCAGCAGCTAAGCAATGAAGGGGTGGTTGACATCCTGAAGACCACTTGCCAGCTACGCTTGGACAG AGGTGGGATGATTCAGACAGCAGAGCAGTATCAGTTTGTTCATCATGTACTCAGCCTTTATGAAAGACAGCTTCGGAAGACCTCAGAAGAGTAG